From Pirellulales bacterium, the proteins below share one genomic window:
- the rplM gene encoding 50S ribosomal protein L13 — translation MKTYMAKPGEVEQKWHLVDAQDKIVGRLASEIAVLLMGKHRPTYTPHVDTGDFVVVINAEKVSFSGRKWEAKEYTWYTGYGGLRRETAAARHARRPDAVLTDAVRRMLPKSKLGRKMLTKLKVYAGAEHPHQAQNPAPLELAV, via the coding sequence ATGAAGACCTACATGGCGAAGCCCGGCGAAGTCGAGCAGAAGTGGCATCTCGTCGACGCCCAGGACAAGATCGTCGGCCGGTTGGCCAGCGAGATCGCCGTACTGTTGATGGGCAAGCACCGCCCGACCTATACGCCCCACGTCGATACCGGCGATTTCGTCGTCGTGATCAATGCCGAGAAGGTTTCGTTCTCGGGACGCAAGTGGGAGGCCAAGGAATATACCTGGTACACGGGCTACGGTGGTCTGCGTCGGGAGACGGCCGCCGCGCGTCACGCCCGTCGCCCCGATGCCGTGCTGACCGATGCCGTGCGTCGCATGCTGCCGAAGAGCAAGTTGGGGCGCAAGATGCTCACCAAGCTCAAGGTATATGCCGGGGCCGAGCATCCGCATCAGGCGCAGAACCCCGCCCCTCTGGAATTGGCCGTCTAA
- a CDS encoding peptide ABC transporter substrate-binding protein produces the protein MTPILIRKLAPFVVLALGLAAVGWAVSFGTLPPADFTFSNDTEIKTVDPAIVTGQPEGRIIRCIFEGLVNWDPETLKPVPGVSELPEISEDGRSYTFRLRRNARWSDDTPVTAHDFVWSNRRMLHPETAAEYSYELWYIVGARDFTTAKVAPGKAVEIELHEQPEGSLPYAAGIILRGRLLRIESTDGKILAQATPEPTPSTTDTPADSVETTDVAVPPSDAAHEAVAKEKIDDAQKVFVVEIDGREERFSKSGAKGTRDYKWLLPDFEEVGIHALDDYTLRIDLIDPTPYFTQLMGFYPLFPVNRRCVETHGYPLWTKPENIVTNGPYLLAERRIRDRVRMVKNPLYWDQDNVHFNVVDALSIQSTVTALNLYMTGEVDYIPQTPATVVPELLAQKRPDFTPAPYLGTYYYRLNVKRPPLDNKLVRQALNLATDKREIVEKVTRAGQIPARSFVPAAIQDYMPYQPGECGEFNVEKARKLLAEAGYPGGKGCPRIYILYNTHETHKAIAELLQTQWKKNLGIDVALENQEWSVYQSQTRQQKYWVSRAAWIGDYVDPNTFLDMFVTGGANNQTGWGNARYDELIEATKHEVDETKRLAQFHEAEQILMDEMPIIPIYFYVSLDMVRPYVKGFYANIQDVHPIQGMSIDAEEKQRVLAEEALR, from the coding sequence TTGACGCCGATCCTGATTCGCAAGCTCGCCCCCTTTGTCGTCCTCGCCCTGGGTCTGGCCGCCGTGGGCTGGGCAGTCTCGTTCGGCACCCTGCCCCCCGCCGATTTCACCTTTTCGAACGACACCGAGATCAAGACGGTCGACCCGGCCATCGTCACCGGGCAGCCCGAGGGGCGGATCATCCGCTGCATCTTCGAGGGACTGGTCAATTGGGACCCGGAGACGCTCAAGCCGGTTCCCGGTGTGTCGGAACTGCCCGAAATCTCCGAGGATGGCCGCTCCTATACCTTCCGCTTGCGGCGCAACGCCCGCTGGTCGGACGATACCCCCGTCACGGCGCACGACTTTGTCTGGTCCAACCGCCGCATGCTCCATCCCGAGACCGCCGCCGAGTATTCCTACGAACTGTGGTATATCGTGGGCGCCCGTGACTTCACCACCGCCAAGGTCGCGCCAGGGAAAGCAGTCGAAATCGAGTTGCACGAGCAGCCCGAAGGATCTTTACCCTATGCCGCGGGCATCATCCTGCGGGGGCGGTTGCTGCGGATCGAGTCGACCGACGGCAAAATCCTCGCCCAGGCGACGCCCGAACCCACACCATCGACAACCGACACCCCCGCCGACTCGGTCGAAACGACCGACGTCGCGGTCCCCCCGTCCGATGCCGCGCACGAAGCAGTCGCCAAGGAAAAAATCGACGACGCCCAGAAGGTCTTCGTCGTCGAGATCGACGGCCGCGAAGAGCGCTTCTCGAAGAGCGGCGCCAAAGGCACGCGCGACTACAAGTGGCTACTGCCCGACTTTGAAGAGGTCGGCATCCACGCCCTCGACGACTACACGCTACGGATCGACCTGATCGATCCCACCCCCTACTTCACGCAGTTGATGGGCTTCTATCCCCTCTTTCCCGTGAATCGTCGCTGTGTCGAAACGCACGGCTACCCGCTGTGGACCAAGCCCGAGAACATCGTCACCAACGGACCCTACCTGCTGGCCGAGCGTCGCATCCGCGACCGGGTGCGAATGGTCAAGAACCCGCTCTATTGGGACCAGGACAACGTCCACTTCAATGTCGTCGATGCACTGTCGATCCAGTCGACCGTGACGGCGCTGAATCTCTACATGACGGGCGAGGTGGACTACATCCCGCAGACGCCCGCCACGGTGGTGCCCGAGTTGCTCGCGCAAAAGCGTCCCGACTTCACCCCCGCTCCCTACCTGGGCACGTACTATTACCGCTTGAACGTGAAACGCCCTCCCCTCGACAACAAGCTGGTGCGTCAGGCGCTCAACCTGGCCACCGACAAGCGCGAGATCGTCGAGAAGGTGACGCGCGCCGGGCAGATCCCCGCGCGCAGCTTCGTGCCGGCCGCCATTCAAGACTACATGCCCTACCAGCCGGGTGAATGCGGCGAATTCAACGTCGAAAAGGCTCGAAAACTTCTCGCCGAAGCAGGCTATCCCGGCGGAAAAGGTTGCCCGCGCATCTACATCCTGTACAACACCCATGAAACCCATAAGGCCATTGCCGAGCTGTTGCAGACGCAGTGGAAGAAGAACCTGGGCATCGACGTGGCGCTCGAAAACCAGGAATGGAGCGTCTACCAGAGTCAGACGCGGCAGCAGAAGTACTGGGTCAGCCGCGCGGCCTGGATCGGTGACTACGTCGATCCCAACACGTTCCTGGATATGTTCGTCACCGGCGGAGCCAACAACCAGACAGGCTGGGGCAACGCGCGCTACGACGAGCTGATCGAGGCCACCAAGCACGAAGTGGATGAGACCAAACGCCTCGCGCAATTCCACGAGGCGGAGCAAATTCTCATGGACGAGATGCCCATCATCCCAATTTACTTCTACGTCTCGCTCGATATGGTCCGCCCCTACGTGAAGGGCTTCTACGCCAACATCCAGGACGTCCACCCGATTCAGGGCATGTCGATCGACGCCGAAGAAAAACAGCGCGTGCTGGCCGAGGAGGCGCTGCGGTGA
- a CDS encoding metalloregulator ArsR/SmtB family transcription factor, with product MITHYREQSHVAEESALTDVSEGAIKDLVQVFKLLADATRLRILLYLSHVEEMHVRALCELLEQSQPAVSHHLGLLREANLIECRREGKHNFYHLLPGRFRQLLDTVFDSVPEDERKIRFESYVLSYAPVEQFVAR from the coding sequence ATGATTACGCACTACCGCGAGCAATCGCACGTCGCTGAAGAGTCCGCGCTGACGGACGTTTCCGAGGGTGCCATCAAAGACCTCGTGCAGGTGTTCAAGCTGCTGGCCGATGCCACGCGCTTGCGCATTCTGCTTTACCTCTCGCACGTCGAAGAAATGCACGTACGGGCCCTCTGCGAGCTGCTCGAGCAGAGCCAGCCGGCAGTAAGCCATCACCTGGGTTTGCTGCGCGAGGCGAACCTGATCGAGTGCCGCCGCGAGGGCAAGCACAACTTCTATCACCTGCTGCCGGGGCGCTTCCGCCAGTTGCTCGACACGGTCTTCGACAGCGTGCCCGAGGATGAACGCAAGATTCGTTTCGAGAGCTACGTGCTGAGCTACGCCCCCGTCGAACAATTCGTGGCGCGGTAG
- a CDS encoding ABC transporter permease — MRSVPGGPFSAERALEPEIEANMLKRYHLDEPLWKQYLRELSNIGRGDLGYSYKLADFSVGEVMRQGFPISASLGIFAMTFALILGLTAGVVSAVWRGSPFDFSLMTLATIGIAVPNFTIAGVAIILFVFLVPLFPAGGWGTLSHLVLPGFCLGAPYAAYIARLTRTGMLDVLSQDYIRTARAKGLSTPTVIVRHALRGALLPVVSYLGPATADILTGSLVIEQIFAIPGLGAHFIQAALQRDYTLSMGVILLYAVLLCLANLLVDLSYGLLDPRVKLE; from the coding sequence ATGCGCTCCGTGCCGGGGGGGCCGTTTTCAGCCGAGCGTGCGCTCGAGCCCGAGATCGAAGCCAATATGCTCAAGCGGTATCATCTCGACGAGCCGCTGTGGAAACAATATCTGCGCGAGCTGTCGAACATCGGCCGCGGCGATCTCGGCTACAGCTACAAACTGGCCGATTTCAGCGTGGGCGAAGTCATGCGGCAGGGCTTTCCCATCTCGGCATCGCTGGGCATCTTCGCGATGACGTTCGCGCTGATCCTGGGCCTTACCGCCGGAGTGGTGTCGGCCGTGTGGCGGGGCTCCCCCTTCGACTTCTCGCTGATGACGCTCGCCACGATCGGTATCGCCGTGCCGAATTTCACCATCGCCGGCGTGGCGATCATCCTGTTCGTCTTTCTCGTGCCACTGTTCCCCGCCGGCGGTTGGGGCACGCTCAGTCATCTGGTGCTGCCCGGCTTTTGCCTCGGCGCCCCCTACGCCGCCTACATCGCGCGCCTGACGCGCACCGGCATGCTCGACGTCCTCTCGCAGGACTATATTCGCACGGCACGCGCGAAAGGTCTTTCCACGCCAACGGTCATCGTGCGGCACGCCCTGCGCGGCGCACTTCTGCCCGTGGTGTCGTACCTCGGACCGGCGACCGCCGACATCCTCACCGGTTCGCTCGTGATCGAACAGATCTTCGCCATCCCGGGCTTGGGAGCACATTTTATTCAAGCCGCGCTACAGCGCGATTACACCCTCTCCATGGGCGTGATTCTCCTCTACGCCGTCTTGCTCTGCCTGGCCAACCTGCTCGTCGATCTGTCGTATGGGCTACTCGATCCTCGCGTGAAGTTGGAGTAG
- a CDS encoding ABC transporter ATP-binding protein: MTKPLLSVENLAVQFRTDDGTVRAVDGISFDVARGETLGIVGESGSGKSVTNLAIMGLIPQPPGKVVAGRAIYNGEDLLALPDARLRQIRGNRVAMIFQDPMTSLNPFLTIAEQLIEVTRLHLKYTAKQALDHAVTMLERVGIASAGRRVFDYPHQFSGGMRQRVMVAMALSCKPDLLIADEPTTALDVTIQAQILELIRELQEQEGTAVILITHDLGIVAGTCHRVNVMYAGKFVEEASVDDLFHRPRHPYTLGLLSCVPRLDDKGTDRLQPIPGQPPDLTTLPQGCTYRPRCPFAIERCAAEYPPMFTAPSGSRYACFVNIEEATAATTKGGPRD; this comes from the coding sequence ATGACCAAGCCACTCCTCTCCGTCGAAAACCTCGCCGTGCAGTTTCGCACCGACGACGGCACGGTCCGCGCCGTCGATGGCATCTCGTTCGACGTCGCGCGGGGCGAAACGCTCGGCATCGTCGGCGAGTCGGGCTCCGGCAAGTCGGTCACCAACCTGGCCATCATGGGGCTCATTCCCCAGCCGCCCGGCAAAGTCGTTGCAGGCCGCGCGATCTACAACGGCGAAGACTTGCTCGCGCTGCCCGACGCGCGCCTGCGCCAGATCCGCGGTAATCGCGTGGCCATGATCTTCCAAGACCCCATGACCTCGCTCAATCCCTTCCTCACCATCGCCGAGCAACTCATCGAGGTCACCCGGCTGCACCTCAAGTACACGGCCAAGCAGGCGCTCGATCACGCCGTCACGATGCTCGAACGCGTGGGCATCGCCAGCGCCGGGCGCCGCGTGTTCGACTATCCGCACCAGTTCTCCGGCGGCATGCGGCAACGCGTCATGGTGGCGATGGCCCTCTCCTGCAAGCCCGACTTGCTGATCGCCGACGAGCCAACCACCGCGCTCGATGTGACGATCCAGGCGCAGATTCTCGAGCTCATTCGCGAGCTGCAAGAGCAGGAAGGCACCGCGGTCATCCTCATCACGCACGATCTGGGCATCGTGGCCGGCACCTGCCATCGCGTGAACGTGATGTATGCCGGCAAGTTCGTCGAGGAAGCGTCGGTCGACGATCTCTTCCACCGGCCGCGACATCCCTACACGCTGGGTTTGCTGAGCTGCGTGCCACGTTTAGATGACAAGGGCACCGACCGTTTGCAGCCGATTCCCGGTCAGCCCCCCGATCTCACCACGCTGCCGCAGGGTTGCACGTATCGACCGCGTTGCCCCTTTGCCATCGAACGCTGCGCGGCCGAGTATCCGCCGATGTTCACGGCTCCCTCGGGCTCGCGTTATGCGTGCTTCGTCAATATCGAAGAGGCAACCGCGGCCACAACGAAAGGAGGCCCGCGTGACTGA
- a CDS encoding universal stress protein — MEPFQHALVGFGRGDADRSVLAQGALVGAALGIERYTLAHVLRTADLPDGASAPHDPQQQREQLLAEMDEAKLATAGWPAQVQFEHVLLAGMAGDQLVRLAAQEKVDLVVIGRQRHKTQTTLGLAAGRLVHQSPASVLVAAREARPALKKILVPVDFSSPAGDALSVARQIAAATGAEVVAQHVYRVPPGFEKRGDEFKDLAATLRAHAERQWSEFSAAIATPPPLPEVRYDLIPQEDWQTKPADVVVQRADELEADLIVCGSQGHSGLTRLFLGSTSEGILKRTQRAVLCVKRKQENLGLLQALFGE; from the coding sequence ATGGAGCCGTTCCAGCACGCCCTTGTCGGTTTTGGACGTGGCGATGCGGATCGGTCTGTCCTGGCGCAGGGGGCGTTGGTTGGCGCGGCACTCGGTATCGAGCGTTACACGCTGGCGCATGTGTTGCGCACGGCTGACTTGCCGGACGGTGCCTCGGCGCCGCACGATCCCCAACAGCAGCGCGAGCAACTGCTGGCCGAAATGGATGAGGCCAAGCTCGCCACCGCGGGCTGGCCAGCACAGGTGCAGTTCGAGCACGTGCTGCTCGCGGGCATGGCCGGTGATCAACTCGTGCGATTGGCCGCCCAGGAGAAGGTCGATCTCGTGGTGATCGGCCGCCAGCGACACAAGACGCAGACCACTCTGGGACTGGCCGCCGGACGGCTCGTGCATCAGTCGCCTGCCTCGGTGCTGGTGGCCGCGCGCGAGGCACGCCCCGCGCTGAAAAAGATCCTCGTGCCGGTCGATTTTTCCAGTCCCGCGGGGGATGCCCTCTCGGTCGCGCGGCAGATTGCCGCGGCGACCGGCGCCGAGGTCGTGGCGCAGCACGTCTACCGGGTGCCGCCGGGCTTCGAAAAGCGGGGAGACGAGTTCAAGGATCTCGCCGCGACGTTGCGCGCGCACGCCGAGCGACAATGGAGCGAGTTCTCCGCCGCGATCGCCACGCCGCCGCCGCTTCCCGAGGTGCGTTACGATCTCATTCCGCAAGAAGACTGGCAGACCAAGCCGGCCGACGTCGTCGTGCAGAGGGCCGACGAGTTGGAGGCCGATCTGATCGTTTGCGGCAGCCAGGGGCATTCGGGACTCACCCGGCTGTTTCTCGGCAGCACGAGCGAAGGTATTCTCAAGCGGACCCAGCGGGCCGTCCTGTGCGTGAAGCGGAAGCAGGAAAACCTCGGCCTGTTGCAGGCGCTCTTTGGCGAATAG
- the rpsI gene encoding 30S ribosomal protein S9, producing the protein MSVGSAGGSAVKDSLGTGRRKTSVARVRVRAGSGKITINKRPLEDFFSNLHDRNNVMAPLEATGQTDKVDVFIRVHGGGISGQSGAIKLGISRALKLHDAELFDTLRHAGLMTRDSRMKERKKYGLRGARRGTQFSKR; encoded by the coding sequence ATGAGCGTCGGCAGTGCTGGTGGATCGGCCGTGAAGGATTCCCTGGGTACCGGGCGTCGCAAGACCTCGGTGGCGCGTGTCCGCGTGCGAGCGGGGAGCGGCAAGATCACGATCAACAAACGGCCGCTCGAAGATTTCTTCTCGAACCTGCACGACCGCAACAACGTCATGGCTCCGCTCGAAGCCACGGGCCAGACGGATAAGGTCGACGTCTTCATTCGCGTTCACGGCGGCGGTATCTCGGGACAATCGGGGGCGATCAAGCTCGGTATTTCCCGCGCGCTGAAGCTCCACGATGCGGAGCTGTTCGACACCCTGCGGCATGCCGGTCTGATGACCCGCGACAGCCGCATGAAGGAACGCAAGAAGTACGGTCTGCGTGGTGCCCGTCGTGGCACGCAGTTCTCGAAGCGTTAA
- a CDS encoding ABC transporter permease: MNVTPARPGKSELEDFARVLAEAEQIKGVSLGRDAWRRLRRNRVAMVCLATLVVLGVLALLTPALPLQSPREVQTARQFEPPVYSPFFAKGIDLLDADGRLDGIKLDNAFGNLNLFNRLLVRFRVAIFGERAIASICGTDELGRDVFSRLFWGARISLLAGLVATFVSLVIGVSYGAISGYIGGRLDNAMMRLIDVLYSVPFIFVVIYLMTILSEESIRTWLEDKLHIDRITIFFLVIGAIYWLTMARVVRGQVLSLKNEQFVEAARTTGASRWRIIFGHLVPNLWSVIIVYLTLTIPRVMLFEAFLSFLGMGVQPPDVSWGLLANEGVRAITSVKIYWWLVVYPGVALSLTLFALNFLGDGLRDALDPRMKNK; encoded by the coding sequence GTGAACGTGACTCCCGCGCGCCCCGGCAAGAGCGAGCTCGAAGACTTCGCTCGCGTGCTGGCCGAAGCCGAGCAGATCAAAGGCGTGTCGCTCGGGCGAGACGCCTGGCGCCGGTTGCGCCGCAATCGTGTGGCAATGGTCTGCCTCGCCACGCTGGTCGTCCTCGGCGTGCTCGCCCTCCTCACCCCTGCCCTCCCCTTGCAGTCCCCGCGCGAGGTGCAAACCGCGCGGCAGTTCGAGCCGCCGGTCTACTCTCCCTTCTTTGCCAAGGGGATCGACCTGCTCGACGCCGACGGACGCCTCGACGGCATCAAGCTCGACAACGCCTTTGGCAATCTGAACCTCTTCAATCGCCTCCTCGTCCGCTTCCGCGTCGCCATCTTCGGCGAGCGCGCCATCGCCTCGATCTGCGGTACCGACGAACTGGGCCGTGACGTCTTCTCGCGCCTCTTCTGGGGCGCCCGCATCTCACTCCTCGCGGGTCTCGTCGCCACCTTCGTTTCGCTGGTGATCGGTGTCTCCTACGGCGCCATCTCCGGCTACATCGGGGGCCGCCTCGACAACGCCATGATGCGCCTGATCGACGTCCTCTACTCGGTTCCCTTCATCTTCGTCGTCATCTACCTGATGACCATCCTGAGCGAGGAATCGATCCGCACCTGGCTCGAAGACAAGCTCCATATCGACCGCATCACGATCTTCTTCCTGGTGATCGGGGCGATTTACTGGCTCACCATGGCCCGCGTCGTCCGCGGGCAGGTCCTCTCGCTCAAGAACGAGCAGTTCGTCGAGGCGGCCCGCACCACCGGCGCCAGCCGCTGGCGAATCATCTTCGGCCACCTGGTGCCGAATCTGTGGAGCGTGATCATCGTTTACCTCACGCTGACCATCCCCCGCGTGATGCTCTTCGAGGCCTTCCTCTCCTTCCTCGGCATGGGCGTGCAGCCCCCCGATGTCTCGTGGGGCTTGCTCGCCAACGAAGGGGTCCGCGCGATCACGTCGGTAAAGATCTACTGGTGGCTCGTCGTCTATCCCGGCGTGGCGCTGTCCCTCACGTTGTTCGCGCTCAACTTTCTGGGAGACGGCCTCCGCGACGCCCTTGACCCCCGCATGAAGAATAAATAG
- a CDS encoding ATP-binding cassette domain-containing protein: protein MRASSISKRQPRPQRKEARVTDRQTGTGSATLPAQTGQPLLEVRDLKVYFPFVRGSLWNREHGVVRAVDGATFSVEKGHTFGLVGESGSGKSTTARAILNLVPVTSGEVWLDGNRIDGLDEHAMLPYRQRAQMIFQDPFASLNPRMTVGAIVGEPMKIFGLHDRRRRQLEVMRLLDLVGLNPRYLNRYPHEFSGGQRQRIGVARALAVEPRLILCDEPVSALDVSIQAQVVNLLVDLQERLGVAYLFIAHDLAVVRHVSHRIGVMYLGRLVEVADAEELYRNPKHPYTKALLSAVPIPDPTIERERRRTMLTGEIPSPDRAYPGCPFADRCPIAEQRCKEESPKLEGDDHQVSCFLA from the coding sequence ATGCGTGCTTCGTCAATATCGAAGAGGCAACCGCGGCCACAACGAAAGGAGGCCCGCGTGACTGATCGACAAACCGGCACCGGCAGCGCCACCTTGCCCGCACAGACCGGCCAGCCGCTGCTCGAAGTGCGCGATCTGAAGGTGTACTTTCCCTTCGTGCGCGGCAGCCTGTGGAACCGCGAGCATGGCGTCGTCCGCGCCGTCGATGGCGCCACCTTCTCGGTCGAGAAAGGCCACACGTTCGGCCTCGTCGGCGAGTCGGGCAGCGGCAAATCGACCACCGCCCGCGCCATCTTGAACCTGGTGCCCGTCACCAGTGGCGAGGTGTGGCTCGACGGCAATCGCATCGATGGCCTCGACGAGCACGCGATGCTTCCTTATCGCCAGCGGGCGCAGATGATCTTTCAAGATCCGTTCGCCTCGCTCAATCCGCGCATGACCGTGGGGGCCATCGTCGGCGAGCCGATGAAGATCTTCGGCCTGCACGACCGGCGCCGGCGACAACTCGAAGTCATGCGACTCTTGGACCTGGTCGGGCTCAACCCGCGCTATTTGAATCGCTACCCGCACGAGTTCTCCGGTGGCCAGCGGCAACGCATCGGCGTCGCCCGGGCGCTGGCGGTCGAGCCCCGTTTGATCCTTTGCGATGAGCCGGTTTCGGCGCTCGACGTCTCGATCCAAGCACAAGTCGTCAATCTGCTCGTCGATTTGCAGGAACGGCTCGGCGTGGCCTATCTCTTCATCGCGCATGATCTGGCGGTCGTGCGGCACGTGTCGCACCGCATCGGCGTGATGTACCTGGGCCGGCTGGTCGAAGTGGCCGACGCCGAGGAGCTATACCGCAACCCCAAACACCCCTACACGAAGGCGTTGCTCTCGGCGGTGCCGATTCCCGATCCCACGATCGAGCGCGAGCGCCGCCGCACGATGCTCACGGGCGAGATCCCCTCGCCCGACCGTGCCTACCCAGGCTGCCCCTTCGCCGATCGTTGCCCCATCGCCGAGCAGCGTTGCAAAGAGGAATCCCCTAAGCTGGAAGGAGACGATCACCAGGTGTCGTGCTTTCTCGCATGA